One part of the Vitis riparia cultivar Riparia Gloire de Montpellier isolate 1030 chromosome 15, EGFV_Vit.rip_1.0, whole genome shotgun sequence genome encodes these proteins:
- the LOC117931781 gene encoding probable WRKY transcription factor 12, with protein MDHHHHQGERSGVPNYELQVSYSTTPQGIHEMGFVQFEENQVLSFLAPSQSAQMSQPLNTASTSTPTPTPTNTTTNTTMGFTHNDLLTRPSWNNEQVGTLDPKAVNEENCTGNANDGSNSWWRSSSSEKTKVKARRKLREPRFCFQTRSEVDVLDDGYKWRKYGQKVVKNSLHPRSYYRCTHTNCRVKKRVERLSEDCRMVITTYEGRHNHSPCDDSNSSEHECFTSF; from the exons AtggatcatcatcatcatcaaggaGAAAGATCTGGGGTTCCAAATTATGAGCTTCAGGTGTCTTATTCTACTACTCCTCAAGGCATCCATGAAATGGGGTTTGTGCAGTTTGAGGAGAACCAGGTGCTGAGTTTCTTGGCACCATCACAGTCTGCTCAGATGTCTCAGCCTCTCAACACTGCTAGCACATCCACACCCACACCCACACCCACCAACACCACTACTAATACAACCATGGGCTTTACTCACAATGATCTTCTCACCAGACCTTCTTGGAATAATGAGCAG GTGGGGACATTGGATCCGAAGGCTGTGAATGAAGAGAATTGCACTGGTAATGCCAACGATGGAAGCAATTCATG GTGGAGGAGCTCATCCTCAGAAAAGACCAAAGTGAAGGCGAGGAGAAAGCTTAGAGAGCCAAGGTTCTGTTTTCAAACTAGAAGCGAGGTGGATGTGCTCGACGATGGTTACAAATGGAGAAAATATGGCCAGAAAGTCGTCAAGAATAGCCTTCATCCAAG AAGTTATTATCGTTGTACTCATACAAATTGTCGAGTGAAGAAGAGGGTGGAGCGGTTATCAGAAGATTGTCGGATGGTGATAACAACATATGAAGGTAGACACAACCACTCTCCTTGTGACGACTCCAATTCATCTGAACACGAATGTTTCACTTCATTCTGA